The following are encoded in a window of Roseimicrobium gellanilyticum genomic DNA:
- a CDS encoding dTMP kinase, producing the protein MKGKLLVLEGPDAAGKTTVLASLMAKLGTSAVNLAFPGRNPGTLGELVYRLHHDHRSFGIASITPTALQTLHIAAHLDAIETTIIPLLHQGTTIVLDRFWWSTVVYGTLQGASKETLRQLIAAEKLAWGSIKPDHLFLLERTQPLREDARKDWLNLSKLYRELAQQEEECYPVHRIANESTVDVAIEAISKSASL; encoded by the coding sequence ATGAAAGGAAAACTTCTCGTTCTAGAAGGTCCAGATGCTGCCGGCAAAACTACAGTTCTTGCTTCTCTTATGGCAAAACTCGGCACTAGTGCAGTGAACCTTGCATTTCCCGGGCGAAACCCAGGCACATTGGGAGAACTTGTTTACCGCCTTCATCACGACCACCGGTCGTTCGGAATAGCATCAATAACGCCAACAGCCCTTCAAACTCTTCACATTGCAGCACACCTTGATGCTATAGAAACTACAATCATTCCGCTCCTACACCAAGGAACAACAATAGTCCTCGATCGATTTTGGTGGTCAACTGTCGTCTATGGGACCCTTCAGGGAGCTAGCAAGGAAACACTACGTCAACTCATTGCTGCGGAGAAGCTCGCTTGGGGTTCAATCAAGCCAGATCACCTTTTTCTCCTTGAGCGAACCCAACCCTTACGCGAAGACGCACGGAAGGATTGGCTGAATTTAAGTAAATTGTACCGGGAACTCGCGCAGCAAGAGGAGGAATGCTACCCAGTCCACAGGATCGCTAACGAATCCACCGTGGATGTGGCGATCGAAGCAATTTCAAAATCCGCCTCCCTTTAG
- a CDS encoding ABC transporter permease: protein MKRAVIVILFFGLLVGIWQAVYAAGIWSPVLLPSPLTVGKYLWTSLLDGSLAESSWVTMKRLLIGYGIGCVIGLPLGLMTARSKVLSDTIGVLALGLQTLPSVCWVPLALLWFGQSEGAMLFVVVMGTLWSVLIAVDNGVRNMPPIYVRAARTMGSSGFHTLRAVILPSSLPFVVSGMKQGWAFAWRSLMAAEIYVTVLTGYGLGHLLHFGRELHAMDQVIGVMLVIVLIGLLADRVMFSPWERFLHHRWGTAKQ, encoded by the coding sequence ATGAAGCGCGCGGTGATTGTCATTCTTTTCTTTGGGCTTCTCGTCGGCATCTGGCAGGCGGTATACGCGGCCGGCATCTGGTCGCCGGTGCTGCTGCCCAGTCCTCTGACGGTGGGCAAGTATCTGTGGACCTCGCTGCTGGATGGCAGCCTCGCGGAGTCGTCCTGGGTGACGATGAAACGCCTGCTCATCGGCTACGGCATTGGTTGTGTGATCGGATTGCCACTGGGCCTGATGACGGCGCGGAGCAAGGTCTTGAGCGATACCATTGGCGTGCTCGCGCTGGGTCTGCAGACGCTGCCGAGTGTGTGCTGGGTGCCACTGGCGCTGCTGTGGTTTGGCCAGAGTGAGGGCGCGATGCTCTTCGTGGTGGTGATGGGCACCCTGTGGTCCGTGCTCATTGCCGTGGACAATGGTGTGCGCAACATGCCGCCCATCTACGTGCGTGCCGCGCGGACCATGGGCTCAAGTGGCTTCCACACCCTGCGCGCAGTCATTTTGCCTTCCTCCCTTCCTTTTGTAGTCAGCGGCATGAAGCAAGGCTGGGCCTTCGCCTGGCGCTCGCTGATGGCTGCAGAAATCTATGTGACGGTGCTCACCGGCTACGGCCTGGGTCACTTGCTCCACTTCGGCCGTGAGCTCCACGCCATGGATCAAGTCATCGGCGTGATGCTGGTGATCGTGCTGATTGGTTTGCTCGCCGACAGGGTGATGTTCTCACCTTGGGAGAGGTTCCTGCATCATCGCTGGGGCACGGCGAAGCAGTAG
- a CDS encoding thymidylate synthase: MTELKGNGMTINLEAETADEIWMLVANQFRDGKGSWQNSRAGKTTELLHTALCIRNPRQRWVSSRNPVLNPAFAFAEVVWILQGKNDSKFLNYFNRSLPKYAGTGEVYDGAYGHRLRNHFGIDQIERAYNVLRENPDSRQVILQIWDVSSDLPNDDGVAKSTDVPCNVCSLLKVRSGKLEWLQIMRSNDVFIGLPYNIIQFTTLHELMASWLGLELGHYHHISDSLHIYEGSIERVISSNALTSPANLDHLSGSYDDTLEVVKSISLGIEQIIDESVASGTLADRYRELNLPQPWLNIASILFAEGLRRRGGREEMEAVLRTCSNQLFVFLFERWLARTAKRERD, translated from the coding sequence ATGACAGAATTGAAAGGGAATGGCATGACAATCAACCTTGAGGCTGAAACCGCAGATGAGATTTGGATGCTCGTCGCGAACCAATTTCGTGATGGCAAAGGGTCGTGGCAGAATAGTCGCGCAGGCAAAACGACGGAGTTGCTGCACACGGCCCTCTGCATTCGTAACCCCCGCCAAAGATGGGTGAGTTCCAGAAACCCAGTTCTGAATCCAGCCTTCGCGTTTGCCGAGGTTGTTTGGATTCTTCAAGGCAAAAACGACTCCAAGTTTCTTAACTATTTCAATCGGTCACTTCCCAAGTATGCGGGCACGGGCGAAGTGTACGACGGCGCGTATGGACATCGTCTTCGCAACCACTTTGGGATCGATCAGATTGAGCGGGCTTACAACGTTCTGAGGGAGAACCCCGATTCTAGGCAGGTCATCCTTCAAATTTGGGATGTTTCCTCCGATTTACCCAATGACGATGGCGTTGCCAAATCAACGGACGTCCCTTGCAATGTATGCTCTTTGCTAAAGGTGCGTTCAGGCAAGCTAGAGTGGTTGCAAATCATGAGGAGTAACGATGTCTTCATCGGCCTTCCATACAACATCATTCAGTTCACGACACTTCATGAACTCATGGCAAGTTGGTTGGGCCTTGAACTAGGACATTACCATCACATAAGCGATAGTCTCCATATCTATGAAGGTTCTATCGAAAGAGTCATTTCCTCCAATGCGTTAACCTCTCCAGCCAACCTCGATCATCTCTCCGGAAGTTATGATGACACTTTAGAAGTCGTCAAAAGTATCAGCCTCGGCATCGAACAGATCATCGATGAGAGTGTTGCGAGTGGAACTCTAGCAGACCGATATAGAGAACTCAACCTCCCACAACCCTGGTTAAACATTGCTTCGATCCTGTTTGCCGAAGGGCTACGTAGGAGAGGGGGGCGTGAGGAGATGGAAGCAGTTCTTCGCACTTGCTCCAATCAACTATTTGTATTCCTGTTTGAGAGGTGGCTGGCCCGAACGGCTAAGAGAGAACGCGACTAG
- a CDS encoding nucleotide kinase domain-containing protein, producing the protein MSAQPSLAFISNNETDRQQIDAAWAPLKTTVVFDTYWILAAKRQGIFFARFKNESPPWTTDPILKTYKFTNAYRASDRVSQYLIREVIYKGDQSPREIFFRTLLFKLFNRIETWELLSENFGSPSSRDYRFAHYDRILSQAMSRGEKLYSAAYIMPSGGKSFPCKRKHQMHLQLLERMLSDSIYTRLTDSQSMGDAFALLRGYPTIGDFLAYQYVTDLNYSASMHLSEMEFTCAGPGAKSGIAKCFKDKGGLSDTQIIEMMCVRQKEEFLRLGLQFQDLWGRKLQLIDCQNLFCEVDKYSRVAHPEFSGVSGRTRIKQKFHPRQARLKPWYPPKWELNDRIEREWHDNQP; encoded by the coding sequence ATGTCAGCACAACCTTCCCTCGCGTTTATTTCCAACAATGAAACTGATAGGCAGCAAATAGATGCCGCTTGGGCACCTCTCAAAACAACGGTGGTGTTCGACACCTATTGGATCCTTGCCGCCAAAAGACAGGGTATCTTCTTCGCAAGATTTAAGAACGAATCGCCACCATGGACGACAGACCCCATCCTAAAGACTTACAAATTCACAAATGCGTATAGAGCAAGTGATCGCGTCAGCCAGTATTTGATACGGGAGGTCATCTACAAAGGAGACCAATCACCTCGAGAAATTTTCTTTAGAACACTCCTCTTTAAGCTATTCAATCGAATTGAGACGTGGGAGCTGCTTAGCGAGAATTTCGGCTCTCCAAGTTCCAGAGACTATCGATTCGCTCACTACGACAGAATTTTAAGCCAAGCCATGTCGAGAGGCGAAAAACTTTATTCCGCAGCTTACATTATGCCTTCTGGAGGCAAGAGCTTTCCATGCAAACGAAAACACCAGATGCATTTGCAGTTACTTGAGCGAATGCTGAGCGACTCTATATACACTCGCCTTACTGATAGTCAGAGCATGGGTGATGCCTTCGCACTCTTAAGAGGCTACCCCACAATTGGAGATTTTCTCGCCTATCAGTATGTGACAGACCTGAATTATTCCGCTTCCATGCATCTGTCAGAGATGGAGTTCACTTGTGCTGGGCCGGGCGCTAAGAGCGGAATCGCAAAATGCTTCAAAGACAAGGGAGGCCTCTCGGATACTCAAATCATCGAAATGATGTGTGTTCGACAAAAGGAGGAGTTTCTCAGACTAGGTCTCCAGTTCCAAGATCTATGGGGGCGAAAGCTCCAGTTAATCGACTGCCAAAACCTCTTCTGTGAAGTAGACAAGTATTCCAGGGTAGCGCATCCAGAGTTCTCAGGAGTCTCGGGCAGAACACGCATTAAGCAAAAATTCCATCCTCGGCAGGCAAGGCTCAAACCTTGGTACCCCCCGAAATGGGAGCTGAATGACAGAATTGAAAGGGAATGGCATGACAATCAACCTTGA
- a CDS encoding ABC transporter ATP-binding protein, with translation MSIDSELENIVPSKLVVEGVSKSFKSRSGVVQALDNVSLEIAEGEFVCLVGPSGCGKSTLLNLIAGLDKPDSGRVLSDGQPVTGTGRERMVMFQEHALFPWLDVMGNLMFSLKLKPGLTDAERKDVARYYLKLVGLERFMHANIHELSGGMKQRVALARALAPNPRVLLMDEPFAALDAMTREQLYEDLQKIWAARRKTIVFVTHNVREAACLGDRVVLFSPHPGRVREQFKVTLDRPRDISSIVLAEKATEITRALKAHHTSSQAVGVKA, from the coding sequence ATGTCCATCGACTCAGAGCTCGAAAACATCGTCCCCTCCAAGCTGGTGGTGGAAGGTGTGTCGAAGTCGTTCAAGTCCCGTAGCGGGGTGGTGCAGGCGCTGGACAATGTGAGCCTGGAAATCGCCGAGGGTGAATTCGTGTGCCTGGTGGGCCCCTCTGGTTGTGGCAAGAGCACCCTGTTGAACCTCATTGCGGGCCTGGACAAGCCGGACTCGGGTCGCGTGCTGTCAGATGGCCAGCCGGTGACCGGCACGGGCCGCGAGCGCATGGTGATGTTCCAGGAGCATGCCCTCTTTCCCTGGCTGGATGTGATGGGGAATCTGATGTTTTCCCTGAAGCTGAAGCCCGGTCTCACGGATGCCGAGCGCAAGGATGTGGCCCGCTACTACCTGAAGCTGGTGGGCTTGGAGCGCTTCATGCATGCGAACATCCACGAGCTCTCCGGTGGCATGAAGCAGCGAGTGGCCCTCGCGCGCGCGCTGGCGCCGAATCCGCGCGTGCTGCTCATGGATGAACCCTTCGCCGCGTTGGATGCGATGACGCGCGAGCAGCTCTACGAAGATTTGCAGAAGATCTGGGCCGCGCGCCGCAAGACGATTGTCTTCGTGACACACAACGTGCGCGAGGCGGCCTGTCTCGGCGACCGTGTGGTGCTCTTCAGCCCGCACCCGGGTCGCGTGCGTGAGCAGTTCAAGGTCACGCTGGATCGTCCGCGGGACATCAGCAGCATCGTGCTGGCGGAGAAGGCGACGGAAATCACGAGGGCGCTCAAGGCGCACCATACGAGCAGCCAGGCGGTGGGGGTGAAGGCATGA
- a CDS encoding PmoA family protein → MRRLHPLPFVAAACGLLALASSAFAQTLTLTQSDAGVRVDIDGKLFTEYVTKDVPRPFFYPVIGGAGENVVRNFPMRKDVAGEAQDHPHHRGLWFTHGNVNGIDFWAEVKDFGKQQSTGVSDLKAEGSKGSFTTTTKWVAPDGKAVLSDTRKFTFTALPNGEKLLDFDITLQATEGEVTFGDTKEGTMAIRLNTGFEFKKEDNTGNAYNAQNDKRKQVWGKRSPWCAYYGPDPKGNVVGIAMFEHPKNFRAPTWWHARDYGLFAANPFGIHDFEAKKDQEHLGDHKLAKGESLQLRYRFFFGNGKPMPKAMAARYDEYVKE, encoded by the coding sequence ATGCGACGCCTCCACCCCCTGCCCTTTGTTGCAGCCGCCTGCGGCTTGCTCGCCCTTGCCTCCAGCGCCTTCGCGCAAACCCTCACACTCACGCAGAGTGATGCCGGTGTGCGCGTGGACATCGATGGCAAGCTCTTCACCGAGTACGTGACCAAGGACGTGCCGCGTCCCTTCTTCTACCCCGTCATCGGCGGCGCGGGAGAAAACGTCGTGCGCAACTTCCCCATGCGCAAAGACGTCGCCGGCGAAGCCCAGGACCACCCGCACCATCGCGGCCTCTGGTTCACCCACGGAAACGTGAATGGCATCGACTTCTGGGCGGAAGTGAAGGACTTCGGCAAGCAACAGTCCACCGGCGTGAGCGACCTCAAGGCGGAAGGCTCCAAAGGCTCCTTCACCACCACCACCAAGTGGGTCGCCCCAGATGGCAAGGCCGTGCTGAGCGACACCCGCAAGTTCACCTTCACCGCCCTGCCCAACGGCGAGAAACTCCTCGACTTCGACATCACACTCCAGGCCACCGAAGGCGAAGTCACCTTCGGCGACACCAAGGAAGGCACCATGGCCATCCGCCTGAACACCGGCTTTGAGTTCAAGAAGGAAGACAACACCGGCAACGCCTACAACGCCCAAAACGACAAGCGCAAGCAGGTCTGGGGCAAGCGCTCTCCCTGGTGCGCCTACTACGGACCAGACCCGAAAGGCAACGTCGTCGGCATCGCCATGTTCGAGCATCCCAAGAACTTCCGCGCCCCCACCTGGTGGCACGCCCGCGACTACGGCCTCTTCGCCGCGAACCCCTTCGGCATCCACGACTTCGAAGCCAAGAAAGACCAGGAACACCTCGGCGACCACAAACTCGCCAAAGGTGAATCCCTCCAGCTCCGCTACCGCTTCTTCTTCGGCAACGGCAAGCCCATGCCCAAAGCCATGGCCGCACGGTATGACGAGTACGTGAAGGAGTAG
- a CDS encoding peptidoglycan recognition protein family protein: MRPLRLVLPLAVLAVLVVIVGCESSSRSSRSRSGSWDSQLGAVPVERKVAPVALLGEVRLRQDMIRPGTVGRRYKRPMNVRYITIHSTQNYTGDAYNHALALKRGALRAQKRRGGNRIGFLTWHFTVQDNVAIQHLPTNEQGEHADFDGPGNNYSIGIEMCEHRGNNLAQTIDRTAKLTAYLMYEHGLSIDRVVPHYHWPRRGLNPPNKNCPHFLLENGRPGATWRWFKARVQAHYNRIVPGPVPRI, encoded by the coding sequence ATGCGCCCCCTCCGCCTTGTGCTGCCCTTGGCCGTTCTGGCTGTTCTGGTTGTCATCGTCGGTTGTGAATCCTCCTCCCGATCGTCCCGCTCCCGCTCGGGAAGCTGGGATTCCCAGTTGGGAGCTGTCCCTGTGGAGCGCAAGGTCGCCCCCGTGGCCCTGCTCGGAGAGGTGCGCCTGCGGCAGGACATGATCCGCCCCGGCACGGTGGGCCGCCGGTACAAGCGGCCCATGAACGTGCGCTACATCACCATCCACAGCACGCAGAACTACACTGGCGACGCCTACAACCACGCCCTGGCCCTGAAGCGCGGCGCCCTGCGTGCCCAGAAACGCCGTGGCGGCAACCGCATTGGCTTCCTCACCTGGCACTTCACCGTGCAGGACAACGTCGCCATCCAGCACCTGCCCACCAACGAGCAGGGCGAGCACGCCGACTTCGACGGACCGGGGAACAACTACAGCATCGGCATCGAGATGTGCGAGCACCGTGGCAACAACCTCGCGCAAACCATCGACCGCACCGCGAAGCTCACCGCCTACCTCATGTATGAGCACGGCCTCAGCATTGATCGCGTCGTCCCCCACTATCACTGGCCCCGCCGCGGCCTGAACCCGCCCAACAAAAACTGCCCCCACTTCCTCCTCGAGAACGGCCGCCCCGGAGCCACCTGGCGCTGGTTCAAGGCTCGCGTGCAAGCGCACTACAACCGCATCGTGCCGGGTCCGGTGCCGCGGATCTAG
- a CDS encoding ABC transporter substrate-binding protein — protein MNRRHFLSLAPAAVAATSLTGCKGKVDAAVLRFGHFPNITHVQGLVAHQMSRKGKGWFEEKLGVKVEWFTYNAGPSATEAIFSGALDVTYIGPSPVLNAYSKSKGTEMRVLAGGANGGNSLVVRPAANINTPADFKGKKIASPQLGNTQDIQVRAYLAENGLNITQTGGDAAILPTQNPDQLSLFQKGELDAVWTVEPWVTRLELEAGGKIFLEDKDTNVTLLAGSAAFVKDRPEQAKKLATAHAELTAWIKANADEAKKLISAELEALMGKAPSDELLTKALARTIITDTVSRESMDKMVASAQKVGFLKDIPALDQLFPKL, from the coding sequence ATGAACCGCCGCCACTTCCTTTCCCTCGCGCCTGCTGCTGTCGCTGCCACCTCCCTCACCGGTTGCAAAGGCAAGGTAGACGCTGCGGTCCTCCGCTTCGGTCATTTCCCGAACATCACGCATGTGCAGGGACTGGTGGCGCACCAGATGTCCCGCAAGGGCAAAGGCTGGTTTGAGGAGAAGCTGGGGGTGAAGGTGGAGTGGTTCACGTACAACGCGGGACCTTCCGCGACGGAGGCGATTTTCTCCGGGGCGCTGGATGTGACGTACATCGGCCCAAGCCCGGTGCTCAATGCGTACTCGAAGAGCAAGGGCACGGAGATGCGCGTGCTGGCCGGCGGCGCGAACGGCGGGAACTCCCTGGTGGTGCGCCCGGCGGCGAACATCAACACACCCGCGGACTTCAAGGGGAAGAAGATTGCCTCCCCGCAGCTCGGCAACACCCAGGACATCCAGGTGCGCGCCTACCTGGCCGAGAACGGCCTGAACATCACCCAGACCGGCGGGGATGCCGCCATCCTGCCCACCCAGAACCCGGACCAGCTCTCACTCTTCCAGAAAGGTGAACTGGATGCCGTGTGGACCGTGGAACCCTGGGTCACCCGCCTGGAACTCGAAGCCGGCGGCAAGATCTTCCTGGAGGACAAGGACACCAATGTGACCCTTCTCGCCGGCAGCGCCGCCTTCGTGAAGGACCGCCCCGAGCAAGCCAAGAAACTCGCCACCGCCCACGCCGAACTCACCGCCTGGATCAAGGCCAACGCCGACGAGGCCAAGAAACTCATCTCCGCCGAACTCGAAGCCCTCATGGGCAAGGCCCCCAGCGACGAACTCCTGACCAAAGCCCTCGCCCGCACCATCATCACCGACACCGTCTCCCGCGAGTCCATGGACAAGATGGTGGCGAGCGCGCAGAAGGTTGGCTTCCTGAAGGACATCCCGGCGTTGGATCAGCTTTTCCCGAAGCTGTGA
- a CDS encoding DUF2062 domain-containing protein: MQQRYRKFVLAMYRKFRHPRVLKQNRFRRWFARHFLDKTVWKPTRHTFAGGIAVGAFAMMLVLPGQMGIAFAIAALLRVNIPIAMLVTWITNPVTMPPVAWWEIEFGNWVITALGLGNPPPLDWHDLKEMLKQIMNDYTRYRDVLAHFKPWIASLYVGGVLLGLLIAPVGYALSYMFWDLMLMLTHRRVRPDPPPPTTEDGA; this comes from the coding sequence ATGCAACAGCGCTACCGCAAATTTGTCCTCGCGATGTACCGGAAGTTCCGGCACCCGCGCGTGCTCAAGCAGAATCGCTTCCGCCGCTGGTTTGCGCGTCACTTTCTGGACAAGACGGTGTGGAAGCCCACCCGCCATACCTTCGCGGGCGGCATTGCTGTGGGAGCCTTCGCCATGATGCTGGTGCTACCGGGGCAGATGGGCATTGCCTTTGCCATCGCTGCCCTCCTGCGGGTGAATATCCCCATCGCCATGCTGGTCACCTGGATTACGAATCCCGTCACCATGCCGCCCGTGGCCTGGTGGGAGATCGAGTTTGGGAACTGGGTCATCACTGCCCTGGGTCTGGGGAATCCCCCGCCACTCGACTGGCATGACCTCAAGGAGATGCTGAAGCAGATCATGAACGACTACACCCGCTACCGGGATGTGCTCGCTCATTTCAAGCCGTGGATCGCCTCGCTCTATGTCGGCGGCGTCCTGCTCGGCCTCCTCATCGCTCCAGTGGGCTATGCCTTGTCTTACATGTTCTGGGACCTGATGCTCATGCTCACCCACCGCCGCGTGCGACCCGACCCGCCGCCGCCGACCACGGAAGATGGGGCGTGA
- a CDS encoding Gfo/Idh/MocA family protein has protein sequence MNTHTSIKRRDVLRSALYAGTAMALPIWSRAEGSNSDIRVAVIGFKGRGSGHIGSLQKIKGVRLVALCDVDSDVLDGKVADLKKKGIEVKAYTDFRKLCEDKDIDAVTIATPNHTHTLIAMTAIAAGKHVYVEKPTNHNLWEGAELVKAAAKVEGKQIVVHGMQRRSDLGWAAAQEYIKSGALGKTLLSRGVNYKARQSIGKVSEGKSAGADGTFAAGTFKDSKGTINYDLWAGPREMAPVMREKFHYDWHWQWAYGNGDIGNQGPHQLDVARWMIGNPEKLPVRVMSFGNRWGYTDDGQTANNQMALYDYGKGNVPILFDNRGLPRADMNWQKGNEPAYKGTRIGNIIHCEGGYVAESKAYDNDGKWNQTKFEIRDGPAHMDNFIASIRAGKLVDSNLHVNHGFQAASLAILSNISYRLGKKVSPAEVKERLSGDKFATETFEDFAANLQANKIDIAADQVALGPWLSFNPDTLKFEGEFAEDANKLAQEEYRKGFELPKIG, from the coding sequence ATGAACACCCACACCTCCATCAAGCGTCGCGACGTCCTGCGCAGCGCGCTGTACGCAGGCACGGCCATGGCCCTGCCCATCTGGTCCCGCGCCGAAGGCTCCAACAGCGACATCCGTGTGGCTGTCATCGGCTTCAAGGGTCGCGGCTCCGGCCACATCGGCAGCCTCCAGAAGATCAAAGGCGTCCGCCTCGTCGCCCTCTGCGATGTCGACTCCGACGTGCTCGACGGCAAGGTCGCTGACCTCAAGAAGAAGGGCATCGAAGTCAAGGCCTACACCGACTTCCGCAAGCTCTGCGAAGACAAGGACATCGACGCCGTCACCATCGCCACGCCGAACCACACCCACACCCTCATTGCCATGACCGCCATCGCGGCCGGCAAGCACGTGTACGTGGAAAAGCCCACCAACCACAACCTCTGGGAAGGCGCCGAGCTCGTGAAGGCCGCCGCCAAGGTGGAAGGCAAGCAGATCGTCGTGCACGGCATGCAGCGCCGCTCCGACCTCGGCTGGGCCGCCGCCCAGGAGTACATCAAGTCCGGCGCCCTCGGCAAGACCCTCCTCTCCCGTGGCGTGAACTACAAGGCCCGCCAGAGCATCGGAAAAGTCAGCGAAGGCAAGAGCGCCGGCGCGGATGGCACCTTCGCCGCAGGCACCTTCAAGGACTCCAAGGGCACCATCAACTATGACCTCTGGGCCGGTCCCCGCGAAATGGCGCCCGTCATGCGCGAGAAATTCCACTACGACTGGCACTGGCAGTGGGCCTACGGCAACGGTGACATCGGCAACCAGGGACCCCACCAGCTCGACGTCGCCCGCTGGATGATCGGCAACCCCGAGAAGCTCCCCGTCCGCGTCATGAGCTTCGGCAACCGCTGGGGCTACACCGACGACGGCCAGACCGCCAACAACCAGATGGCGCTCTATGATTACGGCAAGGGCAATGTCCCCATCCTGTTCGACAACCGCGGCCTTCCCCGCGCCGACATGAACTGGCAGAAGGGCAACGAACCCGCCTACAAAGGCACCCGCATCGGCAACATCATCCATTGCGAAGGCGGCTACGTCGCCGAATCCAAGGCCTACGACAACGACGGCAAGTGGAACCAGACCAAGTTCGAAATCCGTGACGGCCCCGCCCACATGGACAACTTCATCGCCTCCATCCGCGCCGGCAAGCTGGTGGACAGCAACCTCCACGTGAACCACGGCTTCCAGGCCGCCTCACTGGCCATCCTGTCCAACATCAGCTACCGCCTTGGCAAGAAGGTCTCTCCTGCCGAAGTGAAGGAGCGTCTCTCCGGCGACAAGTTCGCCACCGAGACCTTCGAAGACTTCGCCGCCAACCTCCAGGCCAACAAGATCGACATCGCCGCCGATCAAGTCGCCCTCGGACCCTGGCTCTCCTTCAACCCGGACACCTTGAAGTTCGAAGGCGAATTCGCCGAAGACGCCAACAAGCTCGCCCAGGAAGAATACCGCAAGGGCTTCGAACTGCCGAAGATTGGGTAA
- a CDS encoding P-II family nitrogen regulator yields the protein MKKIEAIIKPHKFEEVQEALREAGLQGMTVTEVKGFGRQRGHTEIYRGSEYTVDFVPKTKIEILASDEQVATVVKVISDAARTGKVGDGKIFIYNITDVVRIRTSERGQDAL from the coding sequence ATGAAGAAAATCGAAGCCATCATCAAGCCGCACAAGTTTGAGGAAGTCCAGGAGGCGCTGCGCGAAGCCGGTCTTCAGGGGATGACGGTGACGGAAGTGAAGGGCTTTGGCAGGCAGCGCGGGCATACGGAAATCTACCGTGGCAGCGAATACACGGTGGACTTCGTGCCGAAGACGAAGATTGAGATTCTGGCCAGTGATGAGCAGGTGGCGACCGTGGTGAAGGTCATTTCCGACGCGGCGCGCACCGGCAAGGTGGGTGACGGCAAGATCTTCATCTACAACATCACCGACGTGGTGCGCATCCGCACCAGCGAGCGTGGTCAGGACGCGCTCTGA
- a CDS encoding TIR domain-containing protein yields the protein MSAKSNRKHVFISHHHADDEHVSKLTDLLTKRGNDIRNSSIRAKPANQRRLDEGRVPDKVLKRLLRMKISWASTVVVLIGKETHSRPWVNWEVEQAHQQGKRIVGIYVRGGTEADVPENFEKYGSALVGWNTDRIIGAIDGTENEFQKPDGSSRTQVNPSSRSVC from the coding sequence ATGAGCGCCAAGAGCAACCGAAAGCATGTCTTCATTAGTCATCATCATGCTGATGATGAACACGTGTCTAAGCTCACGGACTTGCTAACGAAACGTGGCAACGACATTCGAAACAGCTCCATTCGAGCCAAACCCGCAAACCAGCGGAGATTGGATGAGGGGCGAGTTCCAGATAAGGTGCTTAAGCGATTGCTGCGGATGAAAATCTCGTGGGCGTCCACAGTCGTGGTTCTAATTGGGAAAGAAACGCATTCGCGTCCATGGGTGAATTGGGAGGTTGAGCAGGCGCATCAGCAGGGGAAGAGGATTGTGGGAATTTACGTTCGAGGTGGAACTGAGGCTGATGTCCCGGAAAATTTTGAGAAATATGGCTCAGCACTGGTTGGCTGGAATACGGATCGAATCATCGGTGCAATCGACGGGACTGAGAATGAATTTCAGAAACCGGATGGATCGTCGCGAACTCAAGTTAATCCTAGTTCAAGAAGTGTCTGCTAA